A stretch of the Clostridiales bacterium genome encodes the following:
- a CDS encoding glutamine synthetase III, with product MMDELFGINVFNDSVMRQRLPQETYRALHKTIDEGRQLDPQVASVVANAMKDWALEHGATHYTHWFQPLNSVTAEKHDAFISPVSGGKVVQVFSGKELVRGEADASSLPSGGLRSTFEARGYTTWDPTSYAFIKDRVLCIPTAYCSYSGEALDKKTPLLRSMEALNRQAVRILHLFGRMDATRVTPTVGPEQEYFLVDKNLFDQRSDLIFAGRTLFGAKAPKGQELGDHFFGTIQTRVQAFMAELNEELWKLGVLAKTEHNETAPAQHEMAPIYSIANVACDHNQLTMEMMKKVARRHDLVCLLDEKPFAGVNGSGKHNNWSMFTNTGYNLLNPGDSPHESAQFLLFLTSVIKAVDEYQDLLRASVASAGNDERLGGFEAPPSVISIFLGDELTEILEALEAGSDYSGREKSEMTIGVHMLPKFPKDTTDRNRTSPFAFTGNKFEFRSLGSSASISDANVVLNTIVAESLRQFADELEAADDFRTALHDLIVRNIKQHKRIIFNGNNYSDEWRKEAAERGLTFLDSTVDALPCYTAEKNISVFGIHKVLSEAELRSRRDIGLDSYAKIINIEAETMLMMVRRQIMPSVVRFAGDVAKSVQAVNSAGCALRSGEKQLSVLCAETECLDAAAAGLSSVLSGKPGTEDPGVFARYMHDRVLPAMKEVRTHADALEQITDKTYWPFPTYDELLFSVW from the coding sequence ATGATGGACGAACTGTTTGGAATCAATGTATTCAATGATTCTGTCATGCGCCAGCGGCTGCCGCAGGAAACCTACCGGGCGCTGCATAAAACCATCGATGAAGGGCGGCAGCTGGATCCACAGGTGGCCAGCGTGGTTGCCAACGCAATGAAGGACTGGGCCCTGGAGCATGGCGCCACTCATTATACGCATTGGTTCCAGCCGCTGAATTCCGTGACGGCGGAGAAGCATGATGCGTTTATTTCCCCTGTTTCCGGCGGGAAAGTAGTCCAGGTGTTTTCCGGCAAGGAACTGGTGCGCGGCGAGGCCGATGCTTCTTCCCTGCCCAGCGGCGGACTGCGCTCCACTTTTGAAGCACGCGGATATACAACATGGGATCCCACTTCCTATGCGTTTATCAAGGATCGTGTTCTTTGCATTCCGACAGCTTATTGCTCCTACAGCGGAGAAGCACTCGACAAAAAAACGCCGCTGCTTCGTTCCATGGAGGCACTCAACCGCCAGGCTGTGCGGATCCTGCATCTGTTCGGACGGATGGATGCGACTCGGGTGACTCCCACCGTCGGGCCGGAACAGGAGTATTTCCTGGTGGACAAAAACCTGTTTGATCAGCGGAGCGACCTGATTTTTGCCGGACGTACGCTGTTCGGCGCAAAAGCCCCCAAAGGACAGGAACTGGGCGATCATTTTTTCGGTACGATTCAGACGCGTGTCCAGGCCTTCATGGCAGAGCTGAATGAAGAGCTGTGGAAGCTGGGGGTTCTTGCCAAGACGGAGCATAACGAAACTGCCCCGGCCCAGCATGAAATGGCTCCGATCTATTCGATTGCGAATGTTGCCTGTGACCACAATCAGCTGACCATGGAAATGATGAAAAAAGTGGCCCGGCGCCATGACCTGGTCTGTCTGCTGGATGAGAAGCCGTTTGCCGGTGTGAACGGAAGCGGCAAACATAACAACTGGTCCATGTTCACCAACACGGGCTATAATCTGCTCAATCCCGGGGACAGCCCCCATGAAAGCGCACAGTTCCTGCTGTTCCTGACATCGGTCATTAAAGCGGTGGATGAGTATCAGGATCTTCTGCGGGCATCTGTTGCTTCTGCCGGAAATGATGAACGCCTGGGCGGTTTTGAAGCACCTCCTTCCGTCATTTCCATATTCCTCGGTGATGAGCTTACTGAGATTCTGGAAGCGCTGGAAGCGGGATCGGATTACAGCGGCCGGGAGAAATCGGAAATGACAATCGGCGTGCACATGCTGCCGAAATTCCCGAAGGACACCACAGACCGGAACCGCACATCTCCCTTTGCTTTTACCGGAAACAAGTTTGAATTCCGTTCGCTTGGCTCTTCAGCATCCATTTCCGACGCGAACGTGGTGCTGAACACGATCGTTGCGGAAAGCCTGCGGCAGTTTGCGGATGAACTGGAAGCAGCGGACGATTTCCGCACCGCCCTGCATGATCTGATCGTCCGGAATATCAAACAGCACAAGCGGATTATTTTCAACGGGAACAACTATTCAGATGAGTGGCGGAAGGAAGCGGCGGAACGGGGACTGACGTTCCTGGACTCCACTGTGGACGCACTTCCCTGCTACACAGCGGAAAAGAATATTTCTGTATTCGGGATCCACAAAGTCCTGTCCGAGGCGGAACTGCGGTCCCGCCGGGATATCGGGCTGGATTCATATGCGAAAATTATCAACATCGAAGCGGAAACCATGCTGATGATGGTTCGCCGCCAGATCATGCCGTCCGTGGTCCGCTTTGCCGGAGATGTTGCAAAGTCTGTCCAGGCAGTCAATTCTGCCGGCTGCGCGCTTCGGAGCGGGGAGAAACAGCTTTCTGTTCTTTGTGCGGAAACTGAATGCCTGGATGCGGCTGCGGCAGGTCTCAGCAGCGTGCTCAGCGGGAAACCCGGAACCGAAGATCCGGGTGTATTTGCCCGGTATATGCATGACCGGGTGCTTCCGGCCATGAAGGAAGTCCGGACCCATGCGGATGCTCTTGAACAGATAACGGATAAAACATACTGGCCGTTCCCGACTTATGATGAACTGCTTTTCAGTGTCTGGTAA